In Cydia pomonella isolate Wapato2018A chromosome 1, ilCydPomo1, whole genome shotgun sequence, one genomic interval encodes:
- the LOC133524126 gene encoding protein obstructor-E-like, with amino-acid sequence MKVFIVMSAVAALASAQFKCPAKDGQYEDDRQCDKFYECVDGVATTKLCPDGLVFDPTIRKINKCDQPFNVDCGDRTELQPPKPNSQCPRRNGFFAHPDPSVCNVFYNCIEGEATEVKCTAGLHFDEYSGTCVWPDSAGRQGCNAQEKKTKDGFECPKDTPVDPQGQPVAHPKFAHPTDCQRFYVCLNGVEPRDLGCQVGEVYNEESQKCDAPENVRGCEDWYKDSEEAAPGPKARN; translated from the exons ATGAAAGTGTTCATCGTTATGTCGGCGGTCGCCGCTCTAGCCa GCGCCCAATTCAAATGTCCGGCGAAAGATGGTCAGTACGAAGACGATCGGCAATGCGACAAATTCTACGAGTGCGTGGACGGCGTGGCGACCACCAAGCTGTGCCCGGACGGTCTCGTGTTCGACCCCACCATTAGGAAGATCAACAAGTGCGACCAACCCTTCAACGTAGACTGCGGCGACAGGACCGAGCTCC AGCCCCCCAAGCCGAACAGCCAGTGCCCGCGCCGCAACGGCTTCTTCGCCCACCCCGACCCGTCCGTGTGCAACGTGTTCTACAACTGCATCGAGGGCGAGGCCACCGAGGTCAAGTGCACCGCGGGCCTGCACTTCGACGAGTACTCCGGAACCTGTGTGTGGCCTGATTCGGCCGGCAGACAGGGCTGCAACGCACAGGAGA AGAAGACCAAGGACGGTTTCGAGTGCCCCAAGGACACCCCTGTGGACCCCCAGGGCCAGCCCGTGGCGCACCCCAAGTTTGCGCACCCCACCGACTGCCAGCGCTTCTACGTGTGCCTGAACGGTGTGGAGCCACGAGACTTGGGCTGCCAGGTTGGAGAGGTCTACAACGAAGAGTCACAGAAGTGTGACGCTCCTGAGAACGTGCGCGGATG TGAGGACTGGTACAAGGACTCCGAGGAGGCGGCGCCGGGTCCCAAGGCGAGGAACTAA